In Methanobacterium sp., the following are encoded in one genomic region:
- a CDS encoding NADH-quinone oxidoreductase subunit NuoF, which produces MNFNKITQKAKEEYNSLYEREDPLILIGSATCGNSAGASALIPIIEETLEDHDLKAEIMEVGCIGICYVEPIITVFKKGKPGIFYGNITPKIATKIVESYLINDDPLPEHALGTVGKGEIQGINSFFDMPVLKPQVRKILRHCGFIDPKNIDHYIANEGYSGFINALKLKPEEIIEKLKESGLRGRGGAGFPTWMKWQFCIDSEADTKYLICNADEGDPGAFMNRSLLESDPHSVLEGILIGGYVTGAKNAYIYCRAEYPLALERLKHALVQMREYGFLGKNINNSGFNFDIEIKEGAGAFVCGEETALIASIEGKRGTPRTRPPFPTTSGLWGKPTVINNVETFASVAFIMQESPGKFAEYGTDASKGTKTFSLVGQVKNTGLIEVPLGTTLREVIFDIGGGILDDGEFKAVQIGGPSGGCLTEEFIDTPIDYDSLVTAGAIMGSGGLVVMDQSTCMVDVAQYFLGFIQKESCGKCVPCRLGTKQMLDILGDITEGKGHIEDIALLMELAEGIKEGSLCALGGTSPNPVLTTLNLFKDEYDAHINEKICPSLVCKNLISYNIIQDKCNGCMLCLKSCPVNAISGEKKEPHTIDQSKCVKCGTCIDLCSKADAVECISKPKEDNEDNNASAII; this is translated from the coding sequence ATGAATTTTAATAAAATAACTCAAAAAGCAAAGGAAGAATATAACTCTTTATATGAAAGAGAGGATCCTCTGATACTTATAGGCTCTGCAACATGCGGTAATTCTGCAGGAGCATCAGCATTAATACCAATAATTGAAGAAACACTTGAAGACCATGATTTAAAAGCAGAAATTATGGAAGTAGGATGTATTGGGATTTGTTACGTGGAACCTATCATAACTGTGTTTAAAAAGGGAAAACCAGGAATTTTCTATGGTAATATAACTCCAAAAATTGCCACAAAAATAGTTGAATCATACTTAATTAATGATGACCCTCTGCCAGAACATGCACTGGGAACTGTCGGAAAAGGTGAAATTCAAGGTATAAACTCATTTTTTGATATGCCTGTGCTTAAGCCGCAGGTTAGAAAAATTTTGCGGCATTGTGGATTTATAGATCCAAAAAATATTGACCATTACATAGCAAATGAAGGATACAGTGGATTTATAAATGCTCTTAAACTAAAACCTGAAGAAATAATAGAAAAACTCAAAGAATCAGGATTAAGGGGAAGAGGAGGAGCAGGGTTTCCTACATGGATGAAATGGCAATTCTGCATAGATTCGGAAGCAGATACTAAATATTTAATCTGTAACGCAGATGAAGGTGATCCTGGAGCTTTTATGAACAGATCCTTACTTGAAAGCGATCCACATTCAGTTTTAGAAGGAATATTAATCGGAGGATATGTAACTGGAGCAAAAAACGCTTATATTTACTGTAGAGCAGAATATCCTCTTGCACTGGAACGATTGAAACATGCTTTAGTTCAAATGAGAGAATACGGGTTTTTAGGGAAAAATATCAATAATTCTGGGTTTAATTTTGATATAGAGATTAAAGAAGGTGCAGGTGCATTTGTATGTGGTGAAGAAACTGCATTAATTGCATCAATCGAAGGAAAAAGAGGAACACCACGCACAAGACCACCATTTCCCACAACTTCTGGTTTATGGGGTAAACCAACTGTTATAAATAATGTGGAAACATTTGCAAGCGTAGCTTTTATAATGCAGGAAAGTCCAGGTAAATTTGCTGAATACGGGACAGATGCAAGCAAAGGAACAAAAACATTCTCCTTAGTGGGTCAGGTTAAAAACACAGGGCTAATTGAAGTTCCATTAGGCACAACCCTACGAGAAGTGATTTTTGATATTGGTGGCGGAATTTTAGATGATGGCGAGTTTAAAGCGGTTCAAATTGGAGGGCCATCTGGAGGATGTTTAACAGAGGAGTTTATTGACACTCCTATAGATTATGATTCACTGGTGACGGCAGGGGCAATAATGGGCTCTGGTGGGCTTGTAGTAATGGATCAAAGCACATGTATGGTGGATGTGGCGCAGTACTTCCTTGGATTTATCCAAAAAGAATCATGTGGAAAATGTGTGCCTTGTAGACTTGGAACCAAACAAATGCTGGATATTTTAGGAGATATTACTGAAGGTAAAGGCCATATAGAAGATATAGCATTACTTATGGAGTTAGCTGAGGGAATAAAAGAAGGATCTCTTTGTGCGCTGGGAGGAACATCTCCAAATCCTGTACTAACAACTTTAAATCTTTTTAAAGATGAATATGATGCACATATAAATGAAAAGATTTGTCCATCCCTTGTATGCAAAAATCTCATATCTTACAATATAATACAAGATAAATGTAATGGATGCATGCTATGCCTTAAATCATGTCCAGTAAATGCAATAAGTGGAGAAAAAAAGGAACCACATACAATTGATCAAAGTAAATGCGTTAAATGTGGAACATGCATTGATTTATGCTCTAAAGCTGATGCAGTTGAATGTATTTCTAAACCAAAAGAGGATAATGAAGATAATAATGCTTCAGCGATCATATAA
- the mobB gene encoding molybdopterin-guanine dinucleotide biosynthesis protein B, with amino-acid sequence MKIISVIGTKNTGKTTLVVKIVKELVNRGFKVGTIKHMHKSFDIEGKDTWEHQKAGAELVVGSADKTFFILNESLELKNILNMIECMKKLDFLVIEGLKTSNYAKISVSSFKDEYTIKNVNALEISDDELKSLVDLIEKRSYGRLPDLNCNDCGYGKCEDFAKAVVKGNEAESTCAMKKVKNIELKIDGNPIPMNKFVQNFVRNTTIGMISSLKGDELKDFEGKKIELMIKNAQS; translated from the coding sequence ATGAAAATTATTAGTGTTATAGGAACAAAAAATACTGGAAAAACTACTTTAGTGGTTAAAATAGTTAAAGAACTTGTAAATCGTGGATTTAAGGTTGGAACAATTAAGCATATGCACAAAAGCTTCGACATCGAGGGTAAAGATACATGGGAACACCAAAAAGCAGGTGCAGAGCTTGTAGTTGGCTCAGCAGATAAAACATTCTTTATTTTAAATGAGAGTTTAGAATTAAAAAATATTTTAAACATGATAGAATGCATGAAAAAACTTGATTTTTTAGTTATTGAAGGTTTAAAAACATCAAATTACGCTAAAATATCAGTATCATCCTTTAAAGATGAATATACTATAAAAAATGTAAATGCTCTGGAAATAAGTGATGATGAACTTAAATCATTGGTTGATCTAATAGAAAAACGTAGCTACGGTCGTTTACCTGATTTAAACTGTAATGATTGTGGTTATGGAAAATGTGAAGATTTTGCAAAAGCTGTAGTTAAAGGAAATGAAGCTGAAAGCACATGCGCTATGAAAAAAGTAAAAAATATTGAACTTAAAATAGATGGTAATCCTATTCCTATGAACAAATTTGTGCAGAATTTTGTAAGAAATACAACAATAGGCATGATATCTTCCCTTAAAGGGGATGAACTAAAAGACTTTGAAGGTAAAAAAATCGAATTAATGATTAAAAATGCTCAAAGTTGA